GTCGGCGTATAGGCGGAATGGCACCGCGCACAAACGAATTGTCGGTGCTGCGCGGCGCCGACGTCCCCCAGAAGCCGGCGCGTCGCTGTACGGACGCTCGCGGGTAACCGCGTTTCAGCCGTGGTTGTTACCGGCGGCCTTGGTCATGGCCTCCAACGCGGCGGTGAGTTGTTCGCCGGCGGCCGAGTTGTACTGCATCGCTGCCTGCTGCGCGTTCTGCAGGGCCTCGTTGATCCGGGCGCCGACGACCTCCGCGCCCAATTCCTTGATCAGGCCTTCGTTGATGCGCACGCCGGTCAGCCACTGGTGTCCGTTGATGTTCACCTCAACGGTCTCGGCCTCGTCCTCGCCGCGGAAGTTGCCCTGGTTCATCTGGTTCAGGGTGCCTTCGAGGGCCTGCTGAAACCGCGCCGCCAGGGCCAGGGCCGCAGCGACATGAGGTTCCATATCCATGTCCATTACTTCGACTCCTTCATGTCTTGCCGCCGGCGTTGACCGATAACGGCCTCGGTCCACGCCCTGTCTTCGGTGTAGAGCGCTTCGTCATCCTGTTGTGCGCCTTTGGATTTCGATCCGCCGCCGCCCTGGCCATGGCCACCCATCGGCATGCCCATGCCGCCCCCGGAGGCGCTGCCGCGGCCGGCGGCAGCACCCTGGCCAACGCCGCCGAGGTCACCCGCGCCGGCGGGTCGCACCGATTCGCCGGCCTCCATTCCGGCACCGGTGGCAGGCGCCAGCGGCATCGCGGGCATCCCGCCGCCACCACCACCGCCGCCCAGCGACATCGGTTTCATACCAGGCTCTTTGCCCAGACTGGCGGCGGCTTCCCGGACGGAGGCCAAGTCGGCACTCGCACCCGACGGCATGCCGCCACCCGCTCCGGCGCCACCGGTGGACGGCATCATCGGTGGCTGCATACCCGAGCCCGAGCCGCCACCGGCCATCGCCGCCGCCTGCATCACCTGCGTCGGGATCAGACCCGGCGTCTGCGGCGGTGGCGGCGGGTCGATCTTGACCGCGGCCGGCGGCTTCTTCGGGTTCACCGCTTCCAGTTGCGCCTTGGTGTTGTACTCGTTGAGCACTTCTTCGGACTTGGACTGGTACTCCGCATAGAGCTTGATCGCCTGATCCTTGTAGGCCGGATCCTTGGACAGCTCTTCAAGTTTCGTGATGTCGGCCAATGTCGGGTGCGACCGCCGGGCCCACACCTGCAGCTGCGCGATGTACTGCCCCTGCTTGGCCAGCGAGGTCGCCAGCTGGGCCATGTAGGTGAGCCAATCCCGCTGTTGATCCAGCGATGCCTCGCAGGCCGTGGCGGCGTCTCCCGTCCAGTTCTCAAAGATGCGGAAGCGCTTCATGTCGCCCTGCAATGCGAAGCTGAGCTGGTTCCATCCGTCGGCGAAGGCGGCGAGCGACGCGCCCTGGTCACCGGACTCGAGTTTCGTTGCGGCGGCTTTGAGGTCGGTGAAGCCGTCGCCACCCGCGCCGGACACCTGTGCCGTGTCCTGCAACCCGGCCGAGCTGTCGCCGCCCGCGCCGCCGGCGGATTCACCGGCCACCTCGCCGCCGTCGTTGTTCAGCGCCTGTCCGCCTTGGTCATCGACGTCCCCGTACGCCTTGGCGGCGTTGCGCAGCGACGTCGCGAGGCGTTGCCGCTCCCGGGTCCCCGCGGCCAGGAAGTCCACCATGTTGCCCGCGGACAACGAGAGTTGCGTAGCCGCGTTCTTGGCCGCGGTGAGACCGCACGGAGCGGCGGGGGTGTTGTTCGGTGGCGTGGCCATCGGGGCCTCGACCTCGTCGGCCCGCGACAGAATCTCCTGCTGGTCTACCGTGACGGTCTGCGGCTGAGTCATATCGGATCGTCCTCCTTAATGCTCTAACCATTATCGTCGCTAAATTTCGGGGTTCCTGCACCAAATTCGCGAACGCCGGCTACTTCGGCAAGGCCAGTTGGTAACGGCTTTCCTCCGGTGGGGAGACGCGGCGGATCGGCAACTGGCGGTGACGCGGCGTGCTGACCATGTTGTGCCGCAGCACCACCTTCTCCACCCCGGGGTGCGGGCCGAGGTACGTCGTCGCGTTGGGCCAGGTCACCTTGGCGACCTGACCGATCTGGGCGCCGATCAGCCGGGCGAACTCCTCGAAATGCGGACCCACCGTCACGTGCGCGCCCGCGGCCGCCGCCCGAACCACGAACTGGGTGAACGTCTGGGCGTCACCCAGGTTGAGGCTGGCGTCGACGTCGTCGAACGGCAGGTAGACCGGACACCGGTTGACGGTCTCGCCGATCAGCACCCCGGCCGATCCGATCGGGATCTGGCAGTGCCGGTCGGCGATGAGGTTCTGCCCGGTCAGGGCGGGCCGCTGCCCGCCGTACAGCCGGGTGAAGCCGCGTGGCGTCTTGGGTTTGCCCGCGGTGGTCAGCAACACCGTCGCCTGCGGCGGCATCCCGGGCCGGATTCGCACCCGGATGACGGTGCGGTCGGCACGCGCCGACCACCACAGGTCGGGACCGCCCGGGGCGGTGTAGGCCGCGGTGTAGGAGTCGCGGCCCTTGATCATCGACCACTTCTCCCGCACGAATCCCTCGAAGCCGATGTCGATGGCGTGGTCGTAGTCGTCGAAGCTGCGCCCGCACAGCGCGTCCACGCCGTGACTGGCCAGGTTGTCGGCGATGCGGGTGGCCGAGGCGACCAGGTACCGGGCCAGGCCGGCGACGCCTTCGTCACGGCGCTGGGCGGACTTGCGGGTCAGTTCCGGGTCGGCGCGCAGCATGATCCAGGTGCGACGGTGTGCCGGTGCCGGGTCGGCGCCGATCACCTGCTGATACAGGTTCACCACGTCCGGGCTGCCGGACCGGCCGACCCGGAAGCCGGCCGAGACGATGTCTGCCTCGAGGTCGGGACAGTGCACTTCCAGCAGGTGTTCCAGTAGCCGGGTGTCCAGCACGTCGTCGGTGTGCGCCTTGCCCTCGACGATCACGGTCGGGGTGAACGGTCGCGGCTTGAGTTCGATGACGGCGATCAGGTGGCCACGGCGCCAGCGCACCGCGACGTGATCGCCGGGCTTCACGGTGGCCCCGACCTCGGGCTCGGACGGGATGTCCGGCGGTTTGCGCCGGCGGCGCAGCCACGCGAAAACCGTTGCCACCCAACCGGTCAGTCGCCGTCCGAAGAAGGTGACGAAGGCGACGATCGCGCCCGCCGCCGCGAGCGCGATGCCGGCCCACCAGTACCGGGTCGGCAGGAACCACAGGATGGCCGCCGGCGCCAGCACCGCCAGCACCAGGGTGTGCCCGGTGCTGAATTTCAGCCGGATCGGGTTGGTCATCGACGGCGCCTCAACGCCCGCGCCGCCAGCGAGCCGAACCCGAGGGCCACCAGCAGGCCCGCGATCGCGAGAGTCACCACCGTGATCGGCACCCGGTCGGGGGCGGGCGCCATCACCGGCGGCGGCATCCGCCGGACGTCGTACGGAATCGTGGCCCGCCCGGGGGCGATGTCCCACGTCAACGCGGCCAGGGCGTTGACCACGCCCGATCCGACCAGGTCGTCGACACCTCCGCCGGGGTGACGCGCAGTCGCCTCGATCCGCTGCATGACCTGCACCGGCGTGAGTTCGGGAAAGCGCTGCCGCACCAGGGCCGCGATGCCGGAGACGTAGGCCGCGGCGAAGGAGGTGCCGGCGATGGGCACCGGTCCTTCCTTGCCCTGCAGGGCATTCACCGGATCACCCCGGTCACCGAGGGATTCGATGTTTTCCGCGGGAGCCGCCACGTTGACCCAGGGTCCGTGCATGGAGAACGTGCTGGGGACACCGCCCTGGCCGATGCCCCCGACCGTGATGACCGAGTCGCCGTACCAGGCCGGCGTGACGATGGTTTGCACCTTGTTCCACCCGCGCGGGTCGCCGGGGTTGGCGGCGTCGGGCAGCGGATTCTGCGCGCAATCACCACCGGTGTTTCCGGCCGCGACGACGATCACGATGTTCTTGACGTTGACGGCGTAATCGATGGCGGCGCCGAGGCTCGCCTCATCGATCGGTTTGGTCACCTTGTAGCAGGCGGCTTCGCTGATGTTGATGACGTTGGCGCCGAGGTTGGCGGCGTGCACCACCGCGCGGGCCAGAGAGCGGATCGACCCGGCGGCCGGGGTGGAATTGGGGTCGTTCGGATTGGATTGCGCGCCAACGGGTTCGAAGGCCTCCGAGGTCTGGCGCAGCGAGAGTAGGCGGGCGTCGGGCGCGACGCCGACGTAGCCGTCGGTGGGGGCGGGGCGGCCGCCGATGATGGCCGCGGTGAGGGTGCCGTGGGCATCGCAGTCGGACAAGCCGTTGCCGGCCTGGTCGACGAAATCGCCGCCGGGTTCGGCCGGAACGCGGGGGGAGGCGTTGACGCCGGTGTCGATCACCGCGACCGTCACGCCGGCGCCGGTGGCGAACTTGTGGGCTTCGGCGACGCCGATGTAGGAGTTGCTCCACGGCGGGTCGTGGAAGGTCGAATCCGGCAGCACCGTGGGGCCCGAACATTGGACGCGCTGTTCGGTGGGTTGATCGGGACCGGTCACATCCGGGGGCAGCGCGCCGGGATCTATCGGGGGCGGGGTGATTGCCAGTGCTGGCGGCGCCGTGAACGGTGCCGTTGCGACGGCCAGCGCCACCGCCATCAGCAAGATCCGGTGCACCCCCGAATCACTCCGTTCATTGAGTTCGTGCGGCGTGTCAATCCTGGCAGCAGTTTAGACGTAACGGGTGCGTAAACGGCGCTATTCATGCCGGGTTGTTATCCGGGCGGAACGTAGTAGTGCGGGCGCAAAACGCGCCTCGGGCGGTCGGCCCCGCAGCTTTCTGGCTCCGGCAGCTGCGTTGTGTGCCCGCCCGAAACCAAAGCTCCTGTCTCACAGCAGTTTCGAAGGCAGCGGTGGACATACCCGCAGTTCACGCGCAGTATCTAGGTGCCGACCGTGACTGGGCTCGACGATTCTGCGGAGAGGTGCCCATGAGTAACAGGATCTTGGGAGCAGTAATGATCCTCGTCATCGGGCTCGGGATGATGGTCTTCGGCGCCCTCTTCGCCTTCGAGACCGTCGTGAAATGCGACGACAAGGTCATGCAGCCCGGGGACACCTGCAAGAAGCACAAGCAGCCCACCCGCACCTACGAGGAGCGACGCAACCTCGACCACACGATGGGATGGGTGGTGCTCGGTGTCGGCTCCGTGGTGGCCATCGCCGGCGTCGGGCTGGGGATCAGGGCCGCAGTGAACCGTCCGGCCGCTCCGGTATCCATGCCGCCGAGCGGCCCGGTGAGTTACCCGCCGCGCGGTGCGTCGCCGCAGTACCCACCGCAGTACCCGCCGCAGTATCCGCCGCCACCCGGCGGCCAGCCGTACTACCCTCCGCCGCGGTACCCACCACCAGGACCACCGTGGCCGCAGCAATAGGTCGTCACCTGCGGCCGATGACGTTACACCTGCGGTTACTATTGTAAATACGGTACTTGCTACGATAGGGCCTGATTCCCCCGGTAGAGAGTACGAGGTTAGAAGATGGCCACACCCGTAATCGTTGGCGCCGTCCGGACGGCGATCGGCCGCTCCTTCAAGGGCACCCTCGTCAACACCCCGCCCGAGACGCTGATCACCGCGGTGCTGCCCGAGGTGGTGCGCCGCTCGGGTGTCGACCCGTCGGCCATCGACGACATCATCTTCGCCGAATCCCATTACGGCGGCGGTGATCTGGCGCGCTACGCAGCGACGGCCACGGGCCTGGAGCACGTGCCGGGCCAGTCGGTGAACCGGCACTGCGCGGGCAGCCTGACCGCGATCGGCAACGCCGCCGCCCAGATCGGATCGGGCATGGAGCGGGTGCTGATCGCCGGCGGCGTGCAGTCGCTGTCGATGACGCCGCTGACCAACTGGCGCATTCCCGGCCCGGAGCTGAAGTTCGAGGAGCGGTGGATGCCGCCCACCCACGTCGAGACGCCGGACGCACCGGCCAAGGACATGTCGATCACCGTCGGGTGGAACACCGCGCAGTCGGTCGGCATCACCCGCGAGGAGATGGACGCCTGGGCGGCCCGCTCGCACCAGCGCGCCGTCGCAGCCCAGGACGCCGGAAAGTTCGCCGATGAGATCCTGCCGCTGAAGGTCACCCAGTTCGACGGGTCGGTCACCGAGTTCGCCGTCGACGAGCACCCGCGCCGCGACACCACGGTGGAAAAGCTGGCCGGGCTGAAGGTGCTGCACCCGGAGATCGAGGGCTTCTCCATCACGGCCGGCAACAGCAGCGGCACCAACGACGCCGCCGCCGCGGTGGCCTTGGTGGACGCCGACTACGCCGCCGCCGAAGGCTTGCAGGTGATGGGCAAGGTCCGGGCGTGGGCCGCCGCCGGCGTGGCGCCGCGGGACTGCGGGCTGGGCGCGGTCAAGGTGATCGGCAAGGTGCTGCAGCGCGCCGGCCTGTCGGTCGACGACGTGGCGCTGTGGGAGATCAACGAGGCGTTCGCCTCGGTGCCGATCGCCGCGTGCCGCGAGTACGGCATCGACGAGGAGAAGGTGAACTTCTTCGGCAGCGGCTGCAGCCTGGGCCATCCGATCGCGGCGTCCGGGGCGCGGATGGTGACGACGCTGACGTACGAGCTGATGCGGCGCGGCGGTGGCATCGGGGTGGCCGCGATGTGCGCGGGCGGCGGTCAGGGCGGGGCGGTCGTCGTCGAGGTTTAGCCGGCCCCTAGAGCTCGACCGGTACGTGCTTCTCCGCACAGGCCTCGCGCACCGCGGCGACCACGTCCTCGGTGCGCAGGGTCTGCAGGTCGTCAATCGTCACTGACCCTCTGGCGCTGCGGTGTTGGGCAGCTACTCGCGAATCGCGCAGTCGCTCAGCCCGTTCGACGACGTTGCGGGAGAAGCGTCCGTTCTGCATGAGATCGACGCCGTGGGTGCCGTCCGGTGCCCGATACGAACGCAGCGTCGCACACGCAGCGTGCAACGCCTCCGCCGCACCCGGCTGGATCACGGTCGCTCTCGGATTGCCGTATCGCACTGCGATTTCCACCAGTTCCTCGGGTGTATACGATTCGAATCGCAGCTTGCGGTTGAACCGTCCGGCCAGACCCGGGTTCACCGTGAGGAATTCGTCAACCTCCTTCTCGTACCCGGCGCCGATGAAGCAGAAGTCGAATCGGTGCACCTCCAGCGCTACCAACAACTGGTTGACCGCTTCCATGCCGATCATGTCCGGTCGCCCGTCCTGGTGTCGTTCCACCAGTGAGTAGAACTCATCCATGAACAACACCCGGCCCAATGACCGATCAATGAGCTCATTGGTTTTCGGGCCGGACGCCCCGATGTGCTCACCGCAGAAGTCCGCCCGCTTCACTTCGACGATTTCAGGATGACGGACGATACCCAGCCCGGCGTAGATCTTGCCGAGTGCTTCGGCGGTGGTGGTCTTTCCGGTGCCGGGTGGGCCGACCAGCAACATGTGGTTGGTCTGACTTGCCACCGGCAGTCCGGCCGCCAGCCGCAGCGCCCGGACCTCGATCTGGTCCTCCAATTCGGCGACCGCACGCTTGACTTCGGCCAGTCCGACCTGGTTGTCGAGCAGGGCGCGCCCCTCCTCTAACAGTTGGTTCCGCCGCTCCTCGTGTTCGGCATCGGTGCGCTGCTGTGCGGACCGCTGGGTTTTCACATCCCATTTGTCCGTTCGGGTGCCGATGGTCTCTTCGTCGGTGAT
This genomic stretch from Mycobacterium paragordonae harbors:
- a CDS encoding YbaB/EbfC family nucleoid-associated protein, translated to MDMDMEPHVAAALALAARFQQALEGTLNQMNQGNFRGEDEAETVEVNINGHQWLTGVRINEGLIKELGAEVVGARINEALQNAQQAAMQYNSAAGEQLTAALEAMTKAAGNNHG
- a CDS encoding PPE domain-containing protein codes for the protein MTQPQTVTVDQQEILSRADEVEAPMATPPNNTPAAPCGLTAAKNAATQLSLSAGNMVDFLAAGTRERQRLATSLRNAAKAYGDVDDQGGQALNNDGGEVAGESAGGAGGDSSAGLQDTAQVSGAGGDGFTDLKAAATKLESGDQGASLAAFADGWNQLSFALQGDMKRFRIFENWTGDAATACEASLDQQRDWLTYMAQLATSLAKQGQYIAQLQVWARRSHPTLADITKLEELSKDPAYKDQAIKLYAEYQSKSEEVLNEYNTKAQLEAVNPKKPPAAVKIDPPPPPQTPGLIPTQVMQAAAMAGGGSGSGMQPPMMPSTGGAGAGGGMPSGASADLASVREAAASLGKEPGMKPMSLGGGGGGGGMPAMPLAPATGAGMEAGESVRPAGAGDLGGVGQGAAAGRGSASGGGMGMPMGGHGQGGGGSKSKGAQQDDEALYTEDRAWTEAVIGQRRRQDMKESK
- the eccE gene encoding type VII secretion protein EccE, encoding MTNPIRLKFSTGHTLVLAVLAPAAILWFLPTRYWWAGIALAAAGAIVAFVTFFGRRLTGWVATVFAWLRRRRKPPDIPSEPEVGATVKPGDHVAVRWRRGHLIAVIELKPRPFTPTVIVEGKAHTDDVLDTRLLEHLLEVHCPDLEADIVSAGFRVGRSGSPDVVNLYQQVIGADPAPAHRRTWIMLRADPELTRKSAQRRDEGVAGLARYLVASATRIADNLASHGVDALCGRSFDDYDHAIDIGFEGFVREKWSMIKGRDSYTAAYTAPGGPDLWWSARADRTVIRVRIRPGMPPQATVLLTTAGKPKTPRGFTRLYGGQRPALTGQNLIADRHCQIPIGSAGVLIGETVNRCPVYLPFDDVDASLNLGDAQTFTQFVVRAAAAGAHVTVGPHFEEFARLIGAQIGQVAKVTWPNATTYLGPHPGVEKVVLRHNMVSTPRHRQLPIRRVSPPEESRYQLALPK
- the mycP gene encoding type VII secretion-associated serine protease mycosin, with protein sequence MHRILLMAVALAVATAPFTAPPALAITPPPIDPGALPPDVTGPDQPTEQRVQCSGPTVLPDSTFHDPPWSNSYIGVAEAHKFATGAGVTVAVIDTGVNASPRVPAEPGGDFVDQAGNGLSDCDAHGTLTAAIIGGRPAPTDGYVGVAPDARLLSLRQTSEAFEPVGAQSNPNDPNSTPAAGSIRSLARAVVHAANLGANVINISEAACYKVTKPIDEASLGAAIDYAVNVKNIVIVVAAGNTGGDCAQNPLPDAANPGDPRGWNKVQTIVTPAWYGDSVITVGGIGQGGVPSTFSMHGPWVNVAAPAENIESLGDRGDPVNALQGKEGPVPIAGTSFAAAYVSGIAALVRQRFPELTPVQVMQRIEATARHPGGGVDDLVGSGVVNALAALTWDIAPGRATIPYDVRRMPPPVMAPAPDRVPITVVTLAIAGLLVALGFGSLAARALRRRR
- a CDS encoding thiolase family protein; the protein is MATPVIVGAVRTAIGRSFKGTLVNTPPETLITAVLPEVVRRSGVDPSAIDDIIFAESHYGGGDLARYAATATGLEHVPGQSVNRHCAGSLTAIGNAAAQIGSGMERVLIAGGVQSLSMTPLTNWRIPGPELKFEERWMPPTHVETPDAPAKDMSITVGWNTAQSVGITREEMDAWAARSHQRAVAAQDAGKFADEILPLKVTQFDGSVTEFAVDEHPRRDTTVEKLAGLKVLHPEIEGFSITAGNSSGTNDAAAAVALVDADYAAAEGLQVMGKVRAWAAAGVAPRDCGLGAVKVIGKVLQRAGLSVDDVALWEINEAFASVPIAACREYGIDEEKVNFFGSGCSLGHPIAASGARMVTTLTYELMRRGGGIGVAAMCAGGGQGGAVVVEV
- the eccA gene encoding type VII secretion AAA-ATPase EccA; translation: MTTGTMTAAARKRFDQGMTLLDGDLATAGARFREATEIDPSMADAWLGRIAAGDESLPTVQQLYNYGSRLHRETNRLGVRLAAPIKAGPYLSISVTESSHAGLALASALVDAGRYAEADALLRDPALLDTWENHQWQQYIDAYLMFATQRWPDAVAVAATVLPPQAIIMSAVTAATCALAAHAAAHLGQARVALSWAERVEVRGAAAVARRDRNENAITAIDSGDYPLIAADLAYVRGMAHRQLGDEPQAHEWLSRAAINGALMVSAQQALADTTLQLLITDEETIGTRTDKWDVKTQRSAQQRTDAEHEERRNQLLEEGRALLDNQVGLAEVKRAVAELEDQIEVRALRLAAGLPVASQTNHMLLVGPPGTGKTTTAEALGKIYAGLGIVRHPEIVEVKRADFCGEHIGASGPKTNELIDRSLGRVLFMDEFYSLVERHQDGRPDMIGMEAVNQLLVALEVHRFDFCFIGAGYEKEVDEFLTVNPGLAGRFNRKLRFESYTPEELVEIAVRYGNPRATVIQPGAAEALHAACATLRSYRAPDGTHGVDLMQNGRFSRNVVERAERLRDSRVAAQHRSARGSVTIDDLQTLRTEDVVAAVREACAEKHVPVEL